From a region of the Betaproteobacteria bacterium genome:
- the rimI gene encoding ribosomal-protein-alanine N-acetyltransferase — protein MRLEDLGTVVQMETRIYEFPWSKGNFSDSLSAGYSCWMLFAAGVPAGYAVVMIGVEEAHLLNLSIAMAWQRQGLGKKFMEHLRGAAKTHEARRFLLEVRESNWTARKFYAVQGFTELGVRRYYYPAREGREDAVIMELKM, from the coding sequence ATGCGCTTGGAGGACCTCGGTACCGTGGTGCAAATGGAAACGCGGATCTACGAGTTTCCCTGGTCCAAGGGTAATTTTTCGGATTCCCTTTCCGCGGGCTACAGTTGCTGGATGCTGTTCGCGGCGGGCGTGCCAGCGGGTTATGCCGTGGTGATGATCGGGGTGGAAGAGGCGCACTTGCTCAATTTGAGTATCGCGATGGCTTGGCAGCGTCAAGGCTTGGGCAAGAAATTCATGGAGCATTTGCGAGGCGCGGCGAAAACCCACGAGGCGCGGAGGTTTTTGCTGGAGGTACGGGAATCTAATTGGACCGCCAGGAAGTTTTACGCCGTCCAAGGTTTCACCGAGCTTGGCGTGCGGCGCTACTACTACCCCGCCCGCGAAGGAAGAGAGGACGCCGTGATCATGGAGTTAAAGATGTGA
- a CDS encoding ATP-binding cassette domain-containing protein: MSSPACTRPITAPCAWRAPPWADCRPMRPPGADCRAPFQISSLFPSLSAYEHLRLGVQARSGRLFNPLIRTHALVDVESQTKELVEFLGLEGMEHTAVSNLSNGWQRLVELGVALAAKPLALLLDEPLAGLASAERERVTQLIKGLSEHMGVLMVEHDIDRVFAIADRITVMNEGKILAEGDAAAVRAHPEVQRVYIGSGQKARVRSRPRGSSSADPILTLAGINTYYGKSHILHDVSFDVCHGEVVALLGRNGAGKTSTFKSILGLVPPESGTITFSGQNLSGLATEQIARLGIGLVPQGRRLFAGLSVEENLQLGALARQGGTGVSWDLNRIYSYFPFVRERLHAKAEQLSGGEQQMVAIARAMSGQVKLLLLDEPFEGLSPVMAEEVFKSIEHLSHEVAILIVEHHLDAVLSLADRAVILDRGRVSYTGSAQPLLEDLDFRKQALWL; the protein is encoded by the coding sequence ATGTCATCTCCGGCCTGTACGCGCCCGATCACGGCGCCGTGCGCTTGGCGGGCACCACCGTGGGCGGACTGCCGCCCGATGAGGCCACCCGGCGCGGATTGTCGCGCTCCTTTCCAGATTTCCAGTCTGTTTCCCTCGCTAAGCGCCTACGAGCACCTCAGACTCGGTGTGCAGGCGCGCAGCGGCCGACTCTTCAATCCATTGATCCGTACCCATGCGCTGGTGGACGTGGAGTCGCAGACCAAGGAACTCGTGGAGTTTCTCGGCCTTGAAGGGATGGAGCACACCGCGGTTTCCAACCTTTCCAACGGCTGGCAAAGGCTGGTGGAGCTCGGCGTGGCGTTGGCCGCTAAGCCGCTGGCACTTTTGCTTGACGAACCCCTCGCGGGATTGGCCAGCGCGGAGCGCGAGCGCGTCACCCAATTGATCAAGGGCCTGAGCGAGCACATGGGCGTGCTCATGGTGGAGCATGATATCGACCGCGTCTTTGCCATCGCGGACCGTATCACCGTGATGAATGAAGGCAAGATCCTCGCCGAAGGCGATGCGGCGGCCGTGCGCGCTCATCCGGAAGTGCAGCGCGTCTATATCGGCAGCGGCCAAAAGGCGCGCGTGCGCAGCCGGCCCCGGGGAAGTTCATCGGCGGATCCCATTCTCACCTTGGCGGGAATCAATACCTACTACGGCAAGAGCCATATCCTGCACGACGTCTCCTTCGATGTGTGCCACGGTGAAGTCGTGGCACTGCTCGGGCGCAATGGCGCGGGCAAGACTTCCACCTTCAAAAGTATTCTTGGATTAGTCCCGCCCGAATCGGGCACCATCACCTTCAGCGGGCAGAACCTATCGGGCCTCGCCACGGAACAGATCGCGCGGCTGGGCATCGGCCTCGTCCCGCAAGGCCGAAGATTGTTCGCCGGTCTCAGCGTGGAAGAAAACCTGCAATTAGGAGCGCTCGCCCGCCAAGGAGGTACCGGCGTGAGCTGGGATCTCAACCGCATCTATAGCTACTTTCCTTTTGTGCGCGAGCGCCTGCACGCGAAGGCAGAGCAGCTCTCCGGCGGCGAGCAGCAAATGGTGGCCATTGCCCGCGCCATGTCGGGCCAGGTTAAGCTCCTGCTCTTGGATGAACCCTTCGAGGGCTTGAGCCCAGTCATGGCCGAGGAAGTGTTCAAATCCATCGAGCACCTGAGCCACGAGGTGGCGATACTGATCGTCGAACATCACCTGGACGCTGTGTTATCGCTGGCCGATCGTGCGGTAATCTTGGACCGCGGAAGAGTTTCCTATACCGGCTCAGCCCAGCCGCTGCTGGAGGATCTGGATTTTCGCAAGCAGGCGCTGTGGCTGTAG
- a CDS encoding SDR family oxidoreductase — protein MHLSLHDQRILVTAGAGGIGRVMAETFVKAGARVHICDVVPAAIEAATKALGVSATLCDVSDLKQVDQLFADAKRHLGGLDALVNNAGIAGPTGKVEDISIEDWRRCIDIDLNGMFYCTRLAVPMIKAAGGGSIVNLSSAAGRLGFPYRTPYAAAKWAVVGFTKSLSMEVGTDNIRVNAIQPGVVEGERIDRVIDAKAKALGITFEEQRAISLERVSMKSMVSPQDIANMALYLASDLGKHITGQAISVCAGVEMLG, from the coding sequence ATGCACCTCAGTCTTCATGATCAAAGAATATTAGTCACCGCCGGAGCCGGAGGCATCGGCCGTGTGATGGCCGAGACCTTCGTCAAGGCAGGGGCACGCGTACATATCTGTGACGTGGTGCCCGCCGCCATCGAGGCAGCCACTAAAGCGCTTGGCGTTAGCGCCACCTTGTGCGATGTTTCCGATCTGAAGCAGGTGGACCAACTCTTCGCCGATGCGAAAAGGCATCTTGGCGGCTTGGATGCGCTAGTGAACAACGCCGGCATCGCCGGTCCCACGGGCAAGGTGGAAGACATTTCCATCGAAGACTGGCGGCGCTGCATCGACATCGATTTGAACGGCATGTTCTATTGCACGCGTCTCGCCGTGCCCATGATCAAAGCGGCAGGCGGAGGAAGTATCGTCAATTTATCCTCGGCGGCCGGCCGCTTGGGTTTTCCCTACCGCACACCGTACGCTGCCGCGAAGTGGGCGGTGGTGGGCTTCACCAAGAGCTTGTCCATGGAGGTGGGCACGGACAACATTCGCGTCAACGCCATTCAACCTGGAGTCGTCGAAGGCGAGCGCATCGATCGCGTCATCGATGCCAAGGCCAAGGCCCTGGGAATCACCTTCGAGGAGCAGCGCGCCATCTCTCTGGAGCGCGTATCGATGAAGAGCATGGTCTCGCCACAAGACATCGCCAACATGGCGCTCTATCTCGCGAGCGACTTGGGCAAGCACATTACCGGGCAGGCGATATCCGTTTGCGCTGGCGTCGAAATGTTGGGATAG
- a CDS encoding YgcG family protein: MKSFLALVLWALALPVPGQELQPVPDLRARVTDLTATLSASQQQELESRLAAYERGKGSQVAVLIVPTTKPEEIEQYSLRVVEKWKLGRERVDDGALLIVAKEDRRLRIEVGYGLEGVLNDATSKRIIDEAIVPRFRADDFAGGIQAGVDRMLRVIEGEALPPPKARGGFTNVQSLEGLFVAGLVLV; the protein is encoded by the coding sequence GTGAAATCTTTCCTGGCACTGGTGCTTTGGGCATTAGCGCTGCCCGTCCCAGGGCAGGAACTCCAGCCGGTTCCCGATCTGCGGGCGCGGGTTACGGATCTCACGGCGACCTTGTCCGCAAGCCAGCAACAGGAGTTGGAATCGCGCTTGGCAGCCTACGAGCGCGGCAAGGGAAGCCAGGTGGCGGTCCTCATCGTTCCCACGACCAAACCGGAGGAGATCGAGCAGTACTCCCTTCGCGTGGTGGAGAAGTGGAAGTTAGGGCGCGAACGCGTGGACGACGGTGCCCTTCTCATCGTGGCGAAGGAAGACCGGCGGCTACGGATTGAGGTTGGATACGGACTCGAAGGGGTGTTGAACGACGCCACCTCCAAGCGCATCATCGACGAAGCGATCGTGCCGCGTTTTCGCGCGGACGATTTCGCTGGCGGTATACAAGCAGGCGTGGACCGCATGCTGCGCGTCATCGAGGGCGAGGCCCTGCCTCCACCCAAGGCTCGCGGCGGATTCACGAATGTACAGTCGTTGGAGGGCCTCTTCGTGGCGGGCTTGGTCTTGGTGTT
- a CDS encoding LemA family protein, which translates to MKRLMALFALAASLALGGCGYNTIQSQDEAIKASWSEVLNQYQRRADLIPNLVNTVKGFASQEERVLLGVTQARAKVGSIQATPELVNDPQAMRNFQAAQAEMTSALSRLMVIVENYPQLKSDQNFRDLQAQLEGTENRITVARNRFIKSVQDYNTTIRQFPVNLTAMMFSYKPKTSFTVENEAAIAKPPAVDFSQPAPAPK; encoded by the coding sequence ATGAAAAGATTGATGGCACTGTTCGCACTGGCCGCATCGCTCGCCCTGGGCGGTTGCGGTTACAACACCATTCAAAGCCAGGACGAGGCCATCAAGGCTTCGTGGAGCGAGGTGCTCAATCAATACCAACGCCGCGCGGATTTGATTCCCAACCTGGTGAACACGGTAAAGGGTTTCGCTTCGCAAGAAGAAAGGGTTTTGCTTGGCGTGACGCAGGCGCGCGCCAAGGTCGGATCCATTCAGGCGACACCTGAATTGGTGAACGATCCGCAGGCCATGCGGAATTTCCAAGCCGCGCAGGCAGAAATGACTTCGGCCCTCTCGCGTTTAATGGTGATCGTGGAGAACTACCCGCAATTGAAGTCCGACCAGAACTTCCGCGATCTGCAAGCCCAATTGGAAGGCACGGAAAACCGAATTACCGTCGCGCGCAACCGCTTCATCAAGTCCGTGCAGGACTACAACACCACGATCCGCCAGTTCCCCGTGAACCTCACGGCCATGATGTTTAGCTACAAGCCCAAGACAAGTTTCACGGTGGAGAACGAGGCTGCTATCGCCAAACCGCCCGCGGTGGATTTCTCGCAGCCCGCGCCTGCGCCCAAGTAA
- a CDS encoding uracil-DNA glycosylase, with product MLKELNLYPVWVRREPAAVPPAKVEDAVVRESSRSYSSVDLMDWAVLKDVVRACTQCPLHAGRKQSVFGVGDESASWLFVGEGPGAEEDAKGEPFVGQAGRLLDNMLASIGLQRGQDVYIANIVKCRPPGNRVPEPAEANACEPYLKRQIALIQPRLIVALGKTAADNLLQRQTSIASLRGSLHDYHGIPLIVTYHPAYLLRNLPDKSKAWEDLCFVVETMTQLKSKVTAPI from the coding sequence ATGCTAAAGGAGCTTAATCTGTATCCCGTGTGGGTGAGGCGCGAGCCGGCGGCTGTGCCGCCGGCTAAGGTGGAAGACGCCGTTGTGAGAGAGTCTTCTCGGTCTTATTCCAGCGTGGACCTTATGGATTGGGCTGTGTTGAAGGATGTTGTGCGGGCTTGTACTCAATGTCCTTTGCATGCGGGGCGCAAACAATCCGTGTTTGGCGTTGGGGATGAATCGGCGAGTTGGTTGTTCGTGGGTGAAGGGCCAGGTGCCGAGGAAGATGCGAAGGGCGAGCCCTTCGTGGGCCAGGCGGGCCGCTTATTGGACAACATGCTGGCGTCCATCGGCTTGCAGCGCGGCCAGGACGTCTACATCGCCAACATCGTCAAGTGCCGCCCGCCCGGCAACCGCGTGCCCGAGCCCGCCGAAGCGAACGCCTGCGAGCCCTATCTCAAACGCCAAATCGCCTTGATCCAGCCGCGCCTAATCGTCGCGCTGGGCAAAACGGCGGCGGATAACCTGCTGCAACGCCAAACCTCCATCGCCAGCCTGCGCGGGAGCTTGCACGATTATCATGGGATTCCGCTCATCGTCACCTATCACCCAGCCTATCTACTGCGCAACTTGCCGGATAAATCCAAGGCCTGGGAGGATCTATGTTTTGTGGTGGAAACCATGACGCAGTTGAAATCCAAGGTAACCGCACCCATTTAA
- the tsaB gene encoding tRNA (adenosine(37)-N6)-threonylcarbamoyltransferase complex dimerization subunit type 1 TsaB, producing the protein MNLLAIETSTQWCSVALLLGEDIRIRETEAGQRHSELLLPMVDSLLKEAGIGVRELNGIAFGSGPGSFTGLRIACGVAQGMALGADLRLVPVCSLLALAEASGREKVLSCLDARMGELYVAAYRKEGEGWSEMIAPMLCKPAALPSLEGGGWFGAGSGFGIQGEALRTHYGPQLTGANADLIPHAREVARLSVRAFAAGEGLLPEHAAPLYVRDKVALKTNERARVP; encoded by the coding sequence CTGAACCTATTAGCGATCGAAACGTCCACCCAGTGGTGCTCCGTGGCGCTGCTGCTCGGGGAGGACATACGCATCCGAGAGACCGAAGCCGGCCAACGCCACTCCGAGCTGCTACTCCCGATGGTGGACAGCTTGCTGAAGGAGGCGGGGATAGGTGTGCGGGAATTGAACGGGATTGCCTTCGGTAGTGGCCCAGGGTCCTTCACGGGCCTGCGCATCGCCTGCGGCGTGGCCCAGGGCATGGCCCTGGGTGCGGATTTGCGCCTGGTACCCGTGTGCTCGCTGCTCGCGTTGGCCGAAGCTTCAGGGCGAGAGAAGGTGCTGAGTTGCCTCGACGCTCGCATGGGCGAGCTCTACGTGGCTGCCTACCGCAAGGAAGGGGAGGGCTGGTCCGAGATGATCGCTCCCATGCTGTGCAAGCCCGCGGCTCTACCAAGTCTTGAAGGCGGGGGTTGGTTTGGCGCCGGATCTGGGTTTGGAATCCAGGGAGAAGCCTTGCGGACACATTACGGACCGCAATTGACGGGTGCCAATGCGGACCTGATCCCGCACGCGCGCGAAGTTGCGCGCTTGAGCGTGCGTGCGTTCGCCGCCGGCGAGGGACTCTTGCCCGAGCATGCGGCCCCCTTGTATGTGCGTGACAAGGTGGCTCTTAAAACCAACGAGCGCGCGCGAGTCCCGTGA
- a CDS encoding twin-arginine translocation signal domain-containing protein, with protein MAGVNEASRTRRTVLKQCAALVAMGGFPALGALAYLMFREVVSSYTATWQLWFGLLFMSFILFSPRGLMGLAARVLAHWRKV; from the coding sequence ATGGCAGGCGTGAATGAAGCTTCCCGCACCCGGCGCACGGTTCTCAAGCAATGCGCCGCGTTGGTAGCCATGGGTGGCTTTCCGGCCCTCGGCGCGCTGGCCTACCTGATGTTCCGCGAAGTCGTCTCCAGTTACACGGCCACATGGCAATTGTGGTTCGGCCTATTGTTCATGAGCTTCATATTGTTCTCTCCTCGCGGCTTGATGGGTCTGGCGGCGCGCGTGCTGGCTCATTGGCGCAAGGTGTAG
- a CDS encoding ATP-binding cassette domain-containing protein has protein sequence MAGRVMPVGAQRTPAFLREHPPVTGSLVSCDLVMKRFGGLTAVSDVNLFVEDRKVHALIGPNGAGKTTLFNVISGLYAPDHGAVRLAGTTVGGLPPDEATRRGLSRSFPDFQSVSLAKRLRAPQTRCAGAQRPTLQSIDPYPCAGGRGVADQGTRGVSRP, from the coding sequence ATGGCCGGCCGCGTCATGCCCGTGGGAGCACAACGAACCCCCGCGTTCCTGCGCGAGCACCCGCCGGTTACAGGAAGTTTGGTTTCCTGCGACTTGGTGATGAAGCGCTTCGGTGGCCTGACCGCTGTGAGCGACGTCAATTTATTCGTCGAAGACCGCAAGGTGCACGCGCTGATTGGCCCCAACGGCGCCGGAAAGACCACGTTGTTCAATGTCATCTCCGGCCTGTACGCGCCCGATCACGGCGCCGTGCGCTTGGCGGGCACCACCGTGGGCGGACTGCCGCCCGATGAGGCCACCCGGCGCGGATTGTCGCGCTCCTTTCCAGATTTCCAGTCTGTTTCCCTCGCTAAGCGCCTACGAGCACCTCAGACTCGGTGTGCAGGCGCGCAGCGGCCGACTCTTCAATCCATTGATCCGTACCCATGCGCTGGTGGACGTGGAGTCGCAGACCAAGGAACTCGTGGAGTTTCTCGGCCTTGA